The Ciconia boyciana chromosome 22, ASM3463844v1, whole genome shotgun sequence genome has a window encoding:
- the DLX4 gene encoding homeobox protein DLX-4: MTMSSVAESLLGPDPSKAAFLELGHPSPPHYPLHGLHPAGHPQHDPPPFASYGRPGPYPYTGGAPPPPHGGPYLPYPPPGAQHPPAGLAHGARLQDAEHEKPPAIANGELRINGKGKKLRKPRTIYSSLQLQALNQRFQQTQYLALPERAELAAQLGLTQTQVKIWFQNKRSKYKKIMKQGSSVPDGEHLHTAASLSPCSPNIPSLWDIPVPGKGAPLAPSSYINSFGAWYQPHPQDAIPRAPMM, encoded by the exons ATGACCATGAGCTCCGTGGCCGAGAGCCTGCTGGGGCCCGACCCCTCCAAAGCCGCTTTCCTGGAGCTCGGCCACCCCTCGCCGCCGCACTACCCGCTGCACGGCCTCCACCCCGCCGGCCACCCCCAGCACGACCCGCCGCCCTTCGCCTCCTACGGCCGGCCCGGGCCCTACCCCTACACCGGCGgtgcccccccgccgccccacgGCGGTCCCTACCTGCCCTACCCGCCCCCCGGTGCCCAGCATCCCCCGGCCGGGCTGGCCCACGGCGCCAGGCTGCAGGACGCAG AGCACGAGAAGCCCCCAGCCATCGCCAACGGGGAGCTGCGCATCAACGGCAAGGGGAAGAAGCTGCGCAAGCCGCGCACCATCTACTCCAGCCTGCAGTTGCAAGCCCTCAACCAGCGCTTCCAGCAGACCCAGTACCTGGCGCTGCCGGAGCGCGCCGAGCTGGCGGCCCAGCTCGGGCTCACCCAGACCCAG GTCAAGATCTGGTTCCAGAACAAGCGCTCCAAGTACAAGAAGATCATGAAGCAGGGCTCGAGCGTGCCTGACGGGGAGCACCTCCACACTGccgcctccctctccccctgctcccccaacaTCCCCTCGCTCTGGGACATCCCCGTGCCAGGCAAAGGGGCCCCCCTGGCCCCCAGCAGCTACATCAACAGCTTCGGAGCCTGGTACCAGCCGCACCCACAGGATGCCATCCCCCGGGCCCCCATGATGTGA